One window of Balearica regulorum gibbericeps isolate bBalReg1 chromosome 10, bBalReg1.pri, whole genome shotgun sequence genomic DNA carries:
- the BHLHE40 gene encoding class E basic helix-loop-helix protein 40, which yields MERIPSAQPPPVCLGKLPALESGDVPGLDFAHMYQVYKPRRGLKRSEDNKETYKLPHRLIEKKRRDRINECIAQLKDLLPEHLKLTTLGHLEKAVVLELTLKHVKALTNLIEQQQQKIIALQNGLQAGDLSSRNLDSSQEMFRSGFQMCAKEMLQYLAKHENGKDLKSSQLVSHLHRMASEVLQGGAGRMAGDIPPKMVDLKEKPVSLTKAAEGHGKNCVPVIQRTFAHSSGEQSGSDTDTDSGYGGELEKSDSKSEQQYFKKDTELKYAVQERISSIKQETEDPPAKRSRLESPEDEGPFGSDMMGASSGFLGSHAHQPPLCLPFYLIPPSATAYLPMLEKCWYPASVPVLYPSLPASAAALTGFMNPDKISPPLLMPQRLPSPVPAHSPIDSSALLQALKQIPPLNLETKD from the exons ATGGAGCGGATCCCCAGCGCGCAGCCCCCGCCCGTCTGCCTGGGCAAGCTGCCCGCCCTGGAGAGCGGCGACGTGCCGGG GCTGGACTTCGCGCACATGTACCAAGTTTACAAGCCCAGGAGGGGGTTAAAGAGGAGCGAGGACAATAAG GAGACCTACAAGTTGCCTCACAGGCTGATAGAGAAGAAGAGGCGCGACAGGATCAACGAGTGCATCGCCCAGCTGAAGGACCTGCTGCCGGAGCACCTCAAGCTGACG ACTCTGGGTCACTTGGAGAAGGCTGTGGTTCTCGAGCTCACCTTGAAGCATGTGAAAGCACTAACCAATCTCAtcgagcagcagcagcagaaaataattgctttgcAGAATGGTTTACAAGCGG GTGACCTGTCATCAAGAAACCTTGATTCCAGCCAGGAAATGTTTCGATCCGGTTTCCAGATGTGTGCCAAGGAAATGCTGCAATACCTGGCAAAGCACGAGAACGGCAAGGACCTGAAGTCGTCGCAGCTGGTCAGCCATCTGCACCGAATGGCCTCCGAGGTGCTCCAGGGCGGAGCCGGCCGCATGGCCGGAGACATCCCTCCTAAAATGGTGGACTTGAAAGAGAAACCCGTCTCCTTGACCAAAGCGGCGGAGGGGCACGGGAAAAACTGCGTGCCTGTGATCCAGAGGACATTCGCTCACTCCAGCGGGGAGCAGAGCGGCAGCGACACAGACACGGACAGCGGGTACGGgggagagctggagaaaagTGACTCCAAATCCGAACAGCAGTATTTCAAAAAGGATACCGAACTCAAGTACGCTGTCCAGGAGAGAATAAGCTCTATTAAGCAAGAGACTGAGGACCCGCCGGCCAAAAGGAGCAGGCTGGAGTCGCCGGAGGACGAGGGCCCTTTTGGCAGCGACATGATGGGCGCTTCCAGCGGCTTCCTGGGCTCCCACGCTCACCAGCCTCCCTTGTGCCTGCCTTTCTATTTGATCCCACCCTCCGCAACAGCCTACCTGCCCATGCTGGAGAAGTGCTGGTACCCGGCCTCCGTACCTGTCCTGTACCCCAGCCTCCCAGCCTCTGCCGCAGCACTGACGGGGTTCATGAACCCCGATAAAATCTCCCCGCCTCTGCTGATGCCCCAGAGACTCCCTTCTCCTGTACCGGCCCATTCCCCTATCGACTCCTCAGCTCTGCTTCAAGCTTTGAAGCAGATTCCTCCTTTGAACTTGGAAACCAAAGACTAA